A window of the Corallococcus soli genome harbors these coding sequences:
- a CDS encoding EAL domain-containing protein yields the protein MTQVKEGCGRCQTLPAPPEGPGRLFLWPPLGHSLGKLVAHLRDSGGPYQLRPDAHCVVVGMGEGDLGRLSAQLPDVLTAEEVRGTRALFVPGDTEPGMADFPRVDSLQRFTMLQQSGWLVDMLAESRLTTFFQPIVHAQDTSSIFAHEALMRGRDRDGALVSPARMLDTAREADLLFQLDLAARTTTIREAVRHQLRTHLFINFTPTAIYDPAYCLRSTVAAIREAGIPEEHVVFEIIESDRSANAEHLRAIVDFYRKAGFKVALDDLGAGYSSLNLLHQLRPEFMKLDMELVRGVHADPYKASIVQKLLEIARQLGIQTVAEGIETPEELSWVRRHGVDFVQGYLIAKPAGAPAKATPRLND from the coding sequence ATGACCCAGGTGAAAGAGGGATGTGGTCGTTGCCAGACCCTGCCAGCGCCGCCCGAAGGGCCTGGGCGGCTCTTCCTGTGGCCTCCGCTGGGCCACAGCCTTGGCAAGCTGGTGGCGCACCTTCGTGACTCCGGCGGGCCCTACCAGCTTCGCCCCGACGCGCACTGTGTCGTGGTGGGCATGGGGGAGGGGGATCTGGGGCGGCTGTCCGCGCAGCTCCCCGACGTGCTGACGGCGGAGGAGGTCCGGGGCACGCGGGCCCTCTTCGTCCCGGGCGACACGGAGCCGGGGATGGCGGACTTCCCGCGCGTGGACTCGCTGCAGCGCTTCACGATGCTGCAGCAGTCGGGGTGGCTGGTGGACATGCTGGCCGAGTCGCGGCTCACCACGTTCTTCCAGCCCATCGTCCATGCGCAGGACACGTCCTCCATCTTCGCGCACGAAGCGCTGATGCGAGGCCGCGACCGGGATGGCGCGCTGGTGTCCCCGGCGCGGATGCTGGACACGGCCCGGGAGGCGGACCTGCTGTTCCAGTTGGACCTGGCCGCGCGCACCACCACCATCCGCGAGGCGGTGCGCCACCAGCTGCGCACGCACCTGTTCATCAACTTCACGCCCACGGCCATCTACGATCCGGCCTACTGCCTGCGCTCCACGGTGGCGGCCATCCGCGAGGCGGGCATCCCGGAAGAGCACGTCGTCTTCGAGATCATCGAATCCGACCGGTCCGCGAACGCCGAGCACCTGCGCGCCATCGTCGACTTCTACCGGAAGGCGGGCTTCAAGGTGGCGTTGGACGACCTGGGTGCGGGCTACTCCTCGCTGAACCTCCTGCACCAGCTGCGTCCGGAGTTCATGAAGCTGGACATGGAGCTGGTGCGCGGCGTCCACGCGGATCCCTACAAGGCGTCCATCGTGCAGAAGCTGCTGGAGATCGCCCGGCAGCTCGGGATCCAGACGGTGGCCGAGGGCATTGAAACGCCCGAGGAGCTCTCCTGGGTGCGCCGGCACGGCGTGGACTTCGTGCAGGGCTACCTCATCGCGAAGCCCGCGGGCGCGCCGGCGAAGGCCACCCCGCGCCTCAACGATTGA
- a CDS encoding LVIVD repeat-containing protein, with the protein MNRLPLLAATVFLAVGCGNTDDSDNKAECQVEAIDLSGCDRSTLSVVQPEGIWNTNIAFEDGYIGPSSIRFSPGDPLLIGLTMTTKQISPDTFYLASDVTGSDGGAVRYAFSACKASGPGQVQGVVRVCVNGAKTRQGTFTATRVVRREGEAEADRVELLGQVALPRGRPTGLVAAGGYAYVMAREEGLFVYDVKDPARPTLVSEQKFANEIFTTGLVSGTTLYVGTYARGLRICDLTANPAVPVCDKTILADGPVRVDALTKDGNLLYVASPAPKSDVIILDVTQPLAPSLVVRYTVEGSSPSLGEYPYSLAALDNRLYVSNWSYGVSVTDVTDVATKKAPKLVGRYGGPATSALAVGKIGTATAVFQGSDAWGSSLLALDATNPEAIVQRGTLALRPEASLGGLTLSGTSLYVANYQDGLRVYDVSSLGTPKPAGYFNTWSETDAGRGLSYFEGLQGVHVADGLVYGWDTTRGLLIFRHTP; encoded by the coding sequence ATGAACCGTCTCCCCCTCCTGGCCGCCACCGTGTTCCTTGCCGTCGGCTGCGGCAATACCGACGATTCCGACAACAAAGCCGAGTGTCAGGTTGAAGCCATCGACCTGTCGGGTTGTGACCGCTCGACCCTGTCCGTCGTCCAACCCGAAGGCATCTGGAACACCAACATCGCCTTCGAGGACGGCTACATCGGCCCGTCCTCCATCCGCTTCTCGCCCGGGGATCCGCTGCTCATCGGCCTGACGATGACGACGAAGCAGATCTCCCCGGACACCTTCTATCTGGCCAGCGACGTGACGGGCTCGGATGGCGGGGCGGTGCGCTACGCGTTCTCCGCCTGCAAGGCCTCGGGCCCGGGACAGGTGCAGGGCGTGGTGCGCGTGTGCGTCAACGGCGCGAAGACGCGTCAGGGCACGTTCACCGCCACGCGCGTGGTGCGGCGCGAAGGCGAAGCGGAGGCCGACCGCGTGGAGCTGCTGGGCCAGGTGGCCCTGCCGCGAGGCCGGCCCACGGGCCTGGTGGCGGCGGGCGGCTACGCCTACGTGATGGCGCGCGAAGAGGGCCTGTTCGTCTACGACGTGAAGGACCCGGCGCGCCCCACGCTGGTGTCCGAGCAGAAGTTCGCCAACGAGATCTTCACCACGGGCCTCGTCTCCGGCACGACGCTCTACGTGGGCACGTACGCCAGGGGCCTGCGCATCTGCGACCTGACGGCCAACCCCGCGGTCCCCGTCTGCGACAAGACGATCCTCGCGGACGGGCCGGTGCGGGTGGACGCGCTCACGAAGGATGGCAACCTGCTCTACGTGGCCTCGCCCGCGCCGAAGTCGGACGTCATCATCCTGGACGTGACCCAGCCGCTCGCGCCGTCGCTGGTGGTGCGCTACACGGTGGAGGGCTCGTCGCCCTCCCTGGGAGAGTACCCCTACTCGCTGGCCGCCCTGGACAACCGCCTGTACGTGAGCAACTGGAGCTACGGCGTCTCGGTGACGGACGTCACCGACGTGGCGACGAAGAAGGCACCCAAGCTGGTGGGCCGCTACGGCGGGCCCGCGACCAGCGCCCTGGCGGTGGGGAAGATTGGCACCGCCACCGCCGTGTTCCAGGGCTCCGACGCGTGGGGCTCCTCGCTCCTGGCGCTGGACGCCACCAACCCGGAGGCCATCGTCCAGCGCGGGACGCTGGCGCTGCGGCCGGAGGCCTCACTGGGCGGCCTGACGCTGTCCGGGACGTCGCTCTACGTGGCCAACTACCAGGACGGCCTGCGCGTCTACGACGTGTCCTCGCTGGGGACGCCGAAGCCCGCTGGGTACTTCAACACCTGGAGCGAAACCGACGCGGGCCGGGGCCTGAGCTACTTCGAGGGCCTCCAGGGCGTTCACGTCGCGGACGGGCTGGTGTATGGGTGGGACACGACGCGCGGGCTGCTCATCTTCCGCCATACCCCGTGA
- a CDS encoding PD40 domain-containing protein, translating into MNPRPHVVAVLLALLLPELVLAQVFVIPRRSGKTPVNSYEFEWRHIDILVGPGATGVAKPTTGTAHDQPAGTQGGAIPQAPTVSPQTGDTQSPPGGPEVTPSGQVSTTPPGPGSAVPAGVATDMGQTDGGSGPPSVVGLQDGGIPPPGVVALADGGTAGDAGTVAGMVANDGGTTFSGAPLMLGGADGGFNYTYAKDLGAKAGGVRFYFYEREREVAERAAPIIEEGYRYLVEQFKYVPTETFPYILYSSYAEFLQTNVFAVSEGTLGVTSTEDLKLSLPYLGDHHLFDEISTHEMAHQFTIQKVRTVAEQAKAFGDPLGGYPLWFIEGLAEYYAKRGLDPEAEMLVRDLLVNPDLMKGYAFLDFFSPGPYGFLWIYKVGQARVAFLEEEYGAGITQRLLEEAPRLVGGSRDAPSLKFEELLERLTGDDPKRISARFENWLKRRSFKSYLDSAQTAPALDSLDETPGIVTAMTSGPDGNVLALRTIVPETGESRLYLVDPRAPEKTVKVAGDGVPGVESLHPVSGRNFALTKDKLAFVAERTGRDVLYVQDYVHLQERKSTDVLVRRSAVRTGIGREVGLTVKLELGDRRQYRIDKQGVLAIYSPAFSPDGRFLAFIGINDSGLRDVYVVDLSQGPDAKARQLTDDVFAERQLTWGPAGIVYASDATSHRKYNLFRVKPDAPAGQAERLTTEERDQADPLALPDGRVFFVAYNQSSSDLHELLADGRVVRRTDLTTGVFEPGPGPDGGLWMLFHMSGQRKPSLLRPPRMLSLEDPKAPQADPPSPMAIRPLTDAQDYRPFTRENIELGPIFGFAGAGGGGFVGQVFASASDRLRDHQMVLSLAVYGSFELTDGLLLYINDEKRTTWGGGIFQSLRFRIDKTFDDLPPEQRPFFISSERYFGALGSLRYPLSTFFYVQGDLSIGGTKYFLDDYNEFYLAFPERNESNMELLSAWRADNQHVRFQTELSGRVGYDSLKYHYATGPLAGSSILLEATAGVQPFDGQAYGNMRLDMERYFPIYGRSNIFVRLGGGSTVGGRYARSYYLSSFDTLRGVNFGDEEWLLGQHFVYSTLEAQLPLNDIIRVAFLSDLEAIAAIDAGGVGDGTRDLWDHRVLNAVVGVNLSLGPLLLRLHFARPFDIKAAAGKPDEGWVTNFSIGVAGLNGFFDQKDTGKKAVATAPSFSLMPSLGGGYTTPLAH; encoded by the coding sequence TTGAACCCCCGTCCGCACGTGGTCGCCGTGCTGCTGGCCCTGCTCCTTCCGGAGCTCGTGCTCGCCCAGGTCTTCGTCATCCCCCGCCGCTCGGGGAAGACGCCCGTGAACAGCTACGAGTTCGAGTGGCGGCACATCGACATCCTCGTGGGCCCTGGCGCGACCGGTGTCGCCAAGCCCACCACGGGCACCGCGCATGATCAGCCCGCCGGCACGCAGGGCGGCGCCATTCCCCAGGCGCCCACCGTGTCGCCGCAGACGGGCGACACCCAGTCTCCGCCGGGAGGGCCGGAGGTCACCCCCTCCGGGCAGGTGAGCACGACGCCTCCGGGCCCGGGCAGCGCGGTGCCAGCGGGCGTCGCGACCGACATGGGACAGACGGATGGGGGCAGCGGTCCTCCGAGCGTCGTCGGCCTCCAGGACGGCGGCATCCCGCCCCCGGGCGTGGTGGCGCTGGCGGACGGCGGCACGGCGGGTGACGCGGGCACGGTCGCGGGCATGGTCGCCAACGACGGCGGCACGACCTTCTCCGGGGCCCCGCTGATGCTGGGCGGCGCGGACGGCGGCTTCAACTACACCTACGCGAAGGACCTGGGCGCCAAGGCGGGCGGCGTGCGCTTCTACTTCTATGAACGCGAGCGCGAGGTGGCCGAGCGCGCCGCGCCCATCATCGAGGAGGGCTACCGCTACCTGGTGGAGCAGTTCAAGTACGTCCCCACGGAGACGTTCCCGTACATCCTCTACAGCAGCTACGCGGAGTTCCTCCAGACGAACGTGTTCGCCGTCTCCGAAGGAACGCTGGGCGTCACCAGCACCGAGGACCTGAAGCTGTCGCTGCCGTACCTGGGCGACCACCACCTGTTCGATGAGATCAGCACGCACGAGATGGCGCACCAGTTCACCATCCAGAAGGTGCGCACCGTGGCCGAGCAGGCCAAGGCGTTCGGGGATCCGCTGGGCGGCTACCCGCTGTGGTTCATCGAAGGGCTGGCCGAGTACTACGCCAAACGCGGGCTGGATCCCGAGGCGGAGATGCTGGTGCGGGACCTGCTGGTCAACCCGGACCTGATGAAGGGTTACGCCTTCCTCGACTTCTTCTCCCCCGGGCCCTACGGCTTCCTGTGGATCTACAAGGTCGGACAGGCGCGCGTGGCGTTCCTGGAGGAGGAGTACGGCGCGGGCATCACCCAGCGCCTGCTGGAGGAGGCGCCCCGGCTGGTGGGCGGCTCGCGCGACGCGCCGTCGCTCAAGTTCGAGGAGCTGCTGGAGCGGCTGACCGGGGATGATCCCAAGCGCATCTCCGCGCGCTTCGAGAACTGGCTCAAGCGCCGCTCGTTCAAATCGTACCTGGACTCCGCGCAGACGGCGCCCGCGCTGGACTCGCTGGACGAGACGCCCGGAATCGTCACCGCGATGACGAGCGGCCCGGACGGCAACGTGCTGGCCCTGCGCACCATCGTGCCGGAGACGGGCGAGAGCCGGCTGTACCTGGTGGATCCGCGCGCGCCGGAGAAGACCGTCAAGGTGGCGGGCGACGGAGTGCCGGGCGTGGAGTCGCTGCACCCGGTGTCGGGACGCAACTTCGCGCTGACCAAGGACAAGCTCGCGTTCGTGGCGGAGCGCACCGGCCGGGACGTGCTGTACGTGCAGGACTACGTGCACCTCCAGGAGCGGAAGTCCACGGACGTGCTGGTGAGGCGCTCGGCGGTCCGCACCGGCATCGGGCGGGAGGTGGGCCTCACCGTGAAGCTGGAGCTGGGCGACCGGCGCCAGTACCGCATCGACAAGCAGGGCGTGCTGGCCATCTATTCGCCGGCCTTCTCCCCGGATGGCCGCTTCCTCGCGTTCATCGGCATCAACGACTCCGGCCTGCGCGACGTGTACGTGGTGGACCTGTCCCAGGGGCCCGACGCGAAGGCCCGGCAGCTGACCGACGACGTGTTCGCCGAGCGGCAGCTCACCTGGGGCCCGGCCGGCATCGTCTACGCGTCCGACGCCACGTCGCACCGCAAGTACAACCTCTTCCGCGTGAAGCCGGACGCGCCCGCGGGGCAGGCCGAGCGGCTCACCACCGAGGAGCGCGACCAGGCGGATCCGCTGGCGCTGCCGGACGGGCGCGTGTTCTTCGTGGCCTACAACCAGAGCAGCTCCGACCTGCACGAGCTGCTGGCGGATGGGCGCGTCGTGCGGCGCACCGACTTGACGACGGGCGTCTTCGAGCCGGGCCCCGGCCCCGACGGGGGCCTGTGGATGCTCTTCCACATGTCCGGTCAGCGGAAGCCGTCCCTGCTGCGCCCGCCGCGCATGCTGTCGCTGGAGGACCCCAAGGCGCCGCAGGCGGATCCGCCCTCCCCCATGGCCATCCGGCCGCTCACCGACGCGCAGGACTACCGGCCCTTCACGCGAGAGAACATCGAGCTGGGGCCCATCTTCGGCTTCGCGGGCGCGGGCGGCGGCGGCTTCGTGGGCCAGGTGTTCGCGTCCGCGTCGGACCGGCTGCGCGACCACCAGATGGTGCTGTCGCTGGCGGTGTACGGCTCGTTCGAGCTGACGGACGGCCTCCTGCTCTACATCAACGACGAGAAGCGCACGACGTGGGGCGGCGGCATCTTCCAGTCGCTGCGCTTCCGCATCGACAAGACGTTCGACGACCTGCCGCCGGAGCAGCGGCCGTTCTTCATCTCGTCGGAGCGCTACTTCGGCGCGCTGGGCAGCCTGCGCTACCCGCTCAGCACCTTCTTCTACGTGCAGGGCGACCTGAGCATCGGCGGCACCAAGTACTTCCTGGACGACTACAACGAGTTCTACCTGGCGTTCCCGGAGCGCAACGAGTCGAACATGGAGCTGCTGTCCGCGTGGCGGGCGGACAACCAGCACGTGCGCTTCCAGACGGAGCTGAGCGGCCGCGTCGGCTACGACAGCCTCAAGTACCACTACGCGACGGGGCCGCTCGCGGGCAGCTCCATCCTGTTGGAGGCCACCGCCGGCGTGCAGCCCTTCGACGGGCAGGCGTACGGCAACATGCGCTTGGACATGGAGCGGTACTTCCCCATCTACGGCCGCAGCAACATCTTCGTCCGCCTGGGCGGCGGCAGCACGGTGGGCGGCCGGTACGCGCGCTCCTACTACCTGTCCAGCTTCGACACCCTGCGCGGCGTGAACTTCGGCGACGAGGAGTGGCTGCTGGGCCAGCACTTCGTCTACTCCACGCTGGAGGCGCAGCTGCCCCTCAACGACATCATCCGGGTGGCCTTCCTGAGCGACCTGGAGGCCATCGCCGCCATCGACGCGGGCGGCGTGGGCGACGGGACGCGCGACCTCTGGGACCACCGCGTGCTCAACGCCGTCGTCGGCGTCAACCTGTCGCTGGGGCCCCTGCTGCTGCGCCTGCACTTCGCGCGGCCGTTCGACATCAAGGCGGCCGCCGGCAAGCCCGACGAGGGCTGGGTGACGAACTTCTCCATCGGCGTCGCCGGCCTCAACGGCTTCTTCGACCAGAAGGACACCGGCAAGAAGGCGGTCGCCACCGCGCCGAGCTTCTCGCTGATGCCTTCGCTGGGCGGCGGCTACACCACGCCCCTGGCGCACTGA
- a CDS encoding CotH kinase family protein, giving the protein MMRLRLLLSLSMLLAACGPGASNPDVPPPVVTDPGITDPGVTDPVDPPHGNPPPEEPPPGQPPPVEPPPVDPPPVPEVERPFTLSKVQTSLSDYELIIPPEAMAKFQADPWTEEQDATFRANGRTLPVKVRLRGASARFFAKKSWNVSFADKDKFEGRTSLNLVAEYADATMLAEKMAYDLLAAMRVPASTAKFVRLTVNGQYEGVFLEIEQVNKAFLKAHALPDDDASIYRAGWKDTEFKTWKVPYQGDWVKKTNEKEPNDALWAVLDVINHTPEPEFVTALEKNLEVESYVRSMVLDALMSNNYVEDSESYFLNDKVTGRWRYVPWDLNNVDARWWYVNTVPDMATSTANMKHPLFNFTLLDGWVEKMYQQRKLETASYPGYLPVFSNLGTRVVMNPVLRARLEARLDKALEELFTPEVMNPYIDALHALVDASMKSDPYMDYARFSAGKAYMKRFMQVRRDFVKAEVKRLAAKQSTLVMDGFDPRAGWVEVANHGAQAVSLRGMTLTTNLRVSLAASDHAPTQVTAPTGAVLGDITVAPGQKVRLDGAALGITFPARGEVGLFDGRSVVGMKDLLFYGELPAGRHYARGEKGWEVR; this is encoded by the coding sequence ATGATGCGTTTACGACTCCTCCTCAGCCTTTCGATGTTGCTGGCCGCGTGCGGCCCCGGCGCGTCGAATCCCGACGTTCCACCTCCCGTGGTCACGGACCCCGGCATCACGGATCCCGGCGTCACGGATCCCGTGGATCCACCGCATGGGAACCCGCCGCCAGAGGAGCCTCCGCCCGGGCAGCCGCCCCCGGTGGAGCCTCCACCCGTGGACCCTCCGCCCGTCCCGGAGGTGGAGCGGCCCTTCACGCTGTCCAAGGTGCAGACGTCGCTGTCGGACTACGAGCTGATCATCCCGCCCGAGGCGATGGCGAAGTTCCAGGCCGACCCGTGGACGGAGGAGCAGGACGCGACGTTCCGGGCCAACGGCAGGACGCTGCCGGTGAAGGTGCGGCTGCGCGGCGCCTCCGCGCGCTTCTTCGCCAAGAAGAGCTGGAACGTCAGCTTCGCGGACAAGGACAAGTTCGAGGGGCGCACGTCGCTCAACCTCGTGGCCGAGTACGCCGACGCCACCATGCTGGCGGAGAAGATGGCCTACGACCTGCTGGCGGCAATGCGGGTGCCGGCGTCCACCGCGAAGTTCGTGCGGCTCACGGTGAATGGCCAGTACGAGGGCGTGTTCCTGGAGATTGAGCAGGTCAACAAGGCCTTCCTGAAGGCGCATGCCCTGCCGGATGACGACGCGTCCATCTACCGCGCGGGCTGGAAGGACACGGAGTTCAAGACGTGGAAGGTGCCCTACCAGGGCGACTGGGTGAAGAAGACGAACGAGAAGGAGCCCAACGACGCGCTCTGGGCGGTGCTGGACGTCATCAACCACACGCCGGAGCCGGAGTTCGTCACCGCGCTGGAGAAGAACCTGGAGGTGGAGTCCTACGTGCGCTCCATGGTGTTGGACGCGCTGATGTCCAACAACTACGTGGAGGATTCAGAGAGCTACTTCCTGAACGACAAGGTGACCGGCCGCTGGCGCTACGTGCCGTGGGACCTGAACAACGTGGACGCGCGCTGGTGGTACGTGAACACCGTGCCGGACATGGCCACGTCCACGGCCAACATGAAGCACCCGCTGTTCAACTTCACGCTGCTGGATGGCTGGGTGGAGAAGATGTACCAGCAGCGCAAGCTGGAGACGGCCAGCTACCCGGGCTACCTGCCGGTGTTCTCCAACCTGGGCACGCGCGTGGTGATGAACCCCGTGCTGCGCGCCCGGCTGGAGGCGCGGCTGGACAAGGCGCTGGAGGAGCTCTTCACGCCGGAGGTGATGAACCCGTACATCGACGCGCTCCACGCGCTGGTGGATGCGTCCATGAAGAGCGATCCGTACATGGACTACGCGCGCTTCTCCGCGGGCAAGGCGTACATGAAGCGCTTCATGCAGGTGCGGCGGGACTTCGTGAAGGCGGAGGTGAAGCGGCTGGCGGCGAAGCAGTCCACGCTGGTGATGGACGGCTTCGACCCGCGCGCGGGCTGGGTGGAGGTGGCCAACCACGGCGCGCAGGCCGTGTCGCTCCGGGGCATGACGCTGACGACGAACCTGCGGGTGAGCCTGGCGGCGAGTGACCACGCGCCCACGCAGGTGACGGCGCCCACGGGCGCGGTGCTGGGCGACATCACCGTGGCGCCGGGCCAGAAGGTGCGGCTGGATGGCGCCGCGCTGGGCATCACCTTCCCCGCCAGGGGCGAGGTGGGCCTGTTCGACGGCAGGTCGGTGGTGGGCATGAAGGACCTGCTCTTCTACGGCGAGCTGCCCGCGGGCAGGCACTACGCGCGCGGCGAGAAGGGCTGGGAGGTGCGCTGA
- a CDS encoding NAD(P)/FAD-dependent oxidoreductase, with product MPASRVLDDLLPRPGGPLPRVAVIGAGVSGLVLARMLTGAGFPVRVLDKGRGPGGRLSTRLHADGGTFDHGAQYFTARDPLFQAQVNAWREVGVAAEWRGRIGTLERGAVTPSSKESVRYVGVPGMNTLATVLAEGLGVRSGVRVERVARDGKAWRLTSDSGEDLGLADVVVAAVPAPQAVALLEGAPTLAARAREARLTPCWAVMARFAAPVALALDGAFVKDSPLSWVAREASKPGRASGERWVLHGSPEYSAAHLEETPEQVAPKLVEAFARAVGADVRAVEAVAHRWRFAMPSPPLDTPALYDADTGLGACGDWCAGPRVEGAFLSGVALARQVVAGVAGQ from the coding sequence ATGCCCGCCTCCCGCGTCCTGGATGACCTGTTGCCGCGTCCTGGTGGTCCCCTGCCCCGCGTGGCCGTCATCGGCGCGGGCGTTTCGGGGCTGGTGCTCGCCCGGATGCTGACGGGGGCGGGCTTCCCGGTGCGGGTACTGGACAAGGGGCGCGGGCCGGGCGGGCGGCTGTCCACGCGGCTCCACGCGGACGGCGGCACGTTCGACCACGGGGCGCAGTACTTCACGGCGAGGGATCCGCTCTTCCAGGCGCAGGTGAACGCGTGGCGGGAGGTGGGCGTCGCGGCGGAGTGGCGGGGCCGCATCGGGACGCTGGAGCGGGGGGCGGTGACGCCCTCGTCGAAGGAGTCGGTGCGGTACGTGGGGGTGCCGGGCATGAACACCCTGGCGACGGTGCTCGCGGAGGGGCTGGGCGTGCGCAGCGGCGTCCGGGTGGAGCGCGTGGCCCGGGACGGGAAGGCGTGGCGGCTGACGTCGGACTCGGGCGAGGACCTGGGGCTGGCGGACGTGGTGGTGGCCGCGGTGCCCGCGCCGCAAGCGGTGGCCCTGCTGGAGGGCGCGCCCACGCTGGCCGCGCGGGCGCGGGAGGCCCGGCTGACTCCGTGCTGGGCGGTGATGGCGCGGTTCGCGGCGCCCGTGGCGCTGGCGCTGGATGGCGCGTTCGTGAAGGACTCGCCGCTGTCGTGGGTGGCCCGCGAGGCGAGCAAGCCGGGGCGGGCCTCCGGAGAGCGGTGGGTGCTGCACGGCTCGCCGGAGTACAGCGCGGCGCACCTGGAGGAGACGCCGGAGCAGGTGGCGCCGAAGCTGGTGGAGGCGTTCGCCCGGGCCGTGGGCGCGGACGTGCGCGCGGTGGAGGCGGTGGCGCACCGCTGGCGCTTCGCCATGCCCTCCCCTCCCCTGGACACGCCCGCGCTGTACGACGCGGACACGGGGCTTGGGGCCTGCGGGGACTGGTGCGCGGGCCCCCGCGTCGAAGGCGCGTTCCTCAGCGGCGTGGCGCTCGCGCGTCAGGTGGTCGCGGGCGTCGCCGGGCAGTGA